One segment of Ptychodera flava strain L36383 unplaced genomic scaffold, AS_Pfla_20210202 Scaffold_35__1_contigs__length_1935909_pilon, whole genome shotgun sequence DNA contains the following:
- the LOC139127732 gene encoding small G protein signaling modulator 2-like, translating to MKKQIISRAFYGWLAHCRHLHTVRTHLSGLVHNSAVPADSLSNDHDGLTIEKWSMLQEDGQVKNQEELFRLVYLGGVTHEIRNEVWPYLLGHYDFGWLEDDRNRHDESVRQSYEQTMTEWLAVEAIVKQRDREIQAANLAKLSSDNSLDGQIPLHREASQDNDLENDVFEVEDDGEYLQNGTVADKVEMENREDDENNRSQGYHTRNTKVNAT from the exons ATGAAGAAACAGATCATTTCAAGGGCTTTTTATGGAT GGCTTGCTCACTGTCGTCATTTACATACTGTCCGAACACATCTCTCAGGATTGGTTCACAATTCTGCAGTGCCTGCTGATAGTCTTTCCAATGATCATGATGGACTTACCATTGAAAAGTGGTCAATGCTGCAAGAAGATGGACAG GTTAAAAATCAAGAGGAACTTTTTCGCTTAGTATACTTAGGAGGTGTAACCCATGAAATTCGAAATGAG GTTTGGCCATATTTGTTGGGGCATTATGACTTTGGCTGGTTAGAAGACGACAGAAACAGGCATGATGAGTCAGTTAGACAATCTTATGAACAAACCATGACTGAATGGCTTGCTGTAGAAGCGATTGTAAAACAACGGGATCGTGAAATTCAAGCAGCTAATCTTGCAAAGTTGTCGTCTGACAATAGTTTGGATGGTCAAATACCACTACACAGAGAGGCATCACAGGATAATGATCTAGAAAATGATGTCTTTGAAGTTGAAGATGATGGGGAATATTTACAGAATGGTACTGTTGCAGACAAAGTTGAAATGGAAAACAGGGAAGATGATGAAAATAACAGAAGTCAGGGATATCATACAAGAAATACCAAAGTCAATGCCACATGA